One stretch of Acanthochromis polyacanthus isolate Apoly-LR-REF ecotype Palm Island chromosome 16, KAUST_Apoly_ChrSc, whole genome shotgun sequence DNA includes these proteins:
- the cgrrf1 gene encoding cell growth regulator with RING finger domain protein 1 isoform X2, with protein MAAGFLVTLYEYSPLFYISVVSLCFVITAAMVLGWCGFDVPVILRSSEETESIVSTPERQMVQVTNPFTLVLGSGPAGVTGGVSVRPCCLEPCVLSCFWGCEVTALQRALQAHQHGLRLHTPEHFQEALHLQYQYYQSIRKENREEHHTQIPADQGITDFGPLPREHYPLVAVLTVAEGGARHMYNIVASVTVIHVPDDKYDLSTRVLFQYLLTSQGNMYELKPLFMSADSGGISGSPEPEQNTQPSGPNEEASSVEQSPVLEENWAEGMGRDCVVCQNAEVNRVLLPCRHACVCNNCASHFQHCPICRAFILESFTLTQIPAQD; from the exons ATGGCAGCGGGTTTTTTAGTCACCTTATATGAGTACTCGCCGCTGTTTTACATCAGTGTGgtttctttatgttttgttaTAACCGCCGCCATGGTGCTCGGCTG GTGTGGCTTTGATGTCCCTGTGATCCTTCGCAGCTCTGAAGAGACAGAGTCCATTGTATCAACCCCTGAGAGACAAATGGTTCAGGTGACCAATCCCTTCACCCTGGTGTTAGGCTCTGGGCCAGCAGGTGTCACTG GTGGTGTGTCAGTGAGGCCTTGCTGTCTAGAGCCCTGTGTCCTGAGCTGTTTCTGGGGCTGTGAGGTCACTGCCCTGCAGAGAGCGCTGCAGGCCCATCAGCACGGCCTGAGGCTTCACACCCCCGAACATTTCCAGGAAGCATTACACCTCCAGTACCAATACTACCAGAG TATTcgcaaagaaaacagagaagaacacCATACACAGATTCCTGCTGATCAGGGCATCACGGATTTTGGGCCGCTGCCAAGAGAACACTACCCCCTTGTGGCTGTACTGACTGTGGCAGAGGGAGGAGCTAGACACATGTATAATATT GTAGCAAGTGTGACAGTTATTCATGTTCCTGATGACAAGTACGACCTTTCTACAAGAGTTCTCTTTCAGTACCTTCTCACTTCACAAGGGAACATGTACGAATTAAAG CCACTCTTCATGTCAGCTGATAGTGGAGGGATCTCTGGGTCTCCTGAGCCAGAGCAGAATACCCAACCCAGTGGACCCAACGAGGAGGCCAGCAGTGTGGAGCAGAGTCCAGTACTGGAGGAGAACTGGGCAGAGGGGATGGGCAGAGACTGTGTAGTCTGTCAGAATGCAGAGGTCAACAGGGTGCTTCTGCCGTGCAGACACGCCTGTGTGTGTAACAACTGTGCGTCACACTTCCAGCACTGCCCCATCTGCAGAGCCTTTATCCTGGAGTCCTTTACCCTGACACAGATACCAGCACAAGACTAG
- the cgrrf1 gene encoding cell growth regulator with RING finger domain protein 1 isoform X1 — protein MAAGFLVTLYEYSPLFYISVVSLCFVITAAMVLGWCGFDVPVILRSSEETESIVSTPERQMVQVTNPFTLVLGSGPAGVTGGVSVRPCCLEPCVLSCFWGCEVTALQRALQAHQHGLRLHTPEHFQEALHLQYQYYQRFHIRKENREEHHTQIPADQGITDFGPLPREHYPLVAVLTVAEGGARHMYNIVASVTVIHVPDDKYDLSTRVLFQYLLTSQGNMYELKPLFMSADSGGISGSPEPEQNTQPSGPNEEASSVEQSPVLEENWAEGMGRDCVVCQNAEVNRVLLPCRHACVCNNCASHFQHCPICRAFILESFTLTQIPAQD, from the exons ATGGCAGCGGGTTTTTTAGTCACCTTATATGAGTACTCGCCGCTGTTTTACATCAGTGTGgtttctttatgttttgttaTAACCGCCGCCATGGTGCTCGGCTG GTGTGGCTTTGATGTCCCTGTGATCCTTCGCAGCTCTGAAGAGACAGAGTCCATTGTATCAACCCCTGAGAGACAAATGGTTCAGGTGACCAATCCCTTCACCCTGGTGTTAGGCTCTGGGCCAGCAGGTGTCACTG GTGGTGTGTCAGTGAGGCCTTGCTGTCTAGAGCCCTGTGTCCTGAGCTGTTTCTGGGGCTGTGAGGTCACTGCCCTGCAGAGAGCGCTGCAGGCCCATCAGCACGGCCTGAGGCTTCACACCCCCGAACATTTCCAGGAAGCATTACACCTCCAGTACCAATACTACCAGAGGTTCCA TATTcgcaaagaaaacagagaagaacacCATACACAGATTCCTGCTGATCAGGGCATCACGGATTTTGGGCCGCTGCCAAGAGAACACTACCCCCTTGTGGCTGTACTGACTGTGGCAGAGGGAGGAGCTAGACACATGTATAATATT GTAGCAAGTGTGACAGTTATTCATGTTCCTGATGACAAGTACGACCTTTCTACAAGAGTTCTCTTTCAGTACCTTCTCACTTCACAAGGGAACATGTACGAATTAAAG CCACTCTTCATGTCAGCTGATAGTGGAGGGATCTCTGGGTCTCCTGAGCCAGAGCAGAATACCCAACCCAGTGGACCCAACGAGGAGGCCAGCAGTGTGGAGCAGAGTCCAGTACTGGAGGAGAACTGGGCAGAGGGGATGGGCAGAGACTGTGTAGTCTGTCAGAATGCAGAGGTCAACAGGGTGCTTCTGCCGTGCAGACACGCCTGTGTGTGTAACAACTGTGCGTCACACTTCCAGCACTGCCCCATCTGCAGAGCCTTTATCCTGGAGTCCTTTACCCTGACACAGATACCAGCACAAGACTAG